DNA from Candidatus Acidiferrales bacterium:
ACCTCGGCCGCGAGAGGTACTCTTCCGGCGCGCCGCTGCGTTCCTCGGAAGGGTCCGAGCCGGCCAGCCTGACGTAGCCGCCGAGCGGCAGGAGACTCACGCGATAGTCAGTTGGCCCTCGGCGATAACCAAAGAGCCGGGGGCCAATTCCAAAGGAGAAGACATCCACCCGAACGCCGAAAATGCGAGCAGCGAGGAAGTGGCCAAGCTCATGAACCAGGATCATTAACCCGAGAACGAGGAAGACCCCAGCTACGTAAGACAAAACATTTCCCATCGCACCACCTAGGCCTGGCAACGAGCCACTTCCTCGCTCGCCAGGCGACGCGCCTCCCGATCCGCCACAAGAACGTCATCCACGGAGCCCGGCTCGCTGTTAGGAATGCGGGCCAGCACTCGCTCGATGACCTCGGCAATCGCCAAAAAGGAAATCCGACGCTCCAAAAACGCGCGCACGGCGACTTCATCGGCTGCATTCATGGCAGCCGGGAGAATGCCCCCAGCCGCCAGGGCCTTTCGGGCCAGCCCCAAACAGCGGAACTTGCGGTTGCTTGGGCGGCTGAATTCCAGCTTTCGCACCTTCACCCAATCGATGGGCAGGGCGGCGGTCGGAACGCGCTCGGGATAGGTCAAGGCGTATTGAATGGGCAAGCGCATGTCCGCCGGGCCGAGCTGCGCCACAACCGAGCCATCCACGAATTCCACCATGGAATGAATCTTAGACTGGGGGTGAATGACCACCTCGATCTGATCCGGCGAGAAACCGAAAAGCCAATGGGCTTCAATGATTTCCAGGCCCTTGTTCATCAGTGTGGCAGAATCTATTGTGATGCGCTGTCCCATGCGCCAGTTGGGATGATTGAGCGCTTGCTCCGGGGTGGCGTGTTGTAGCTGGCTGAGGGAAGCCTTCCGAAAGGGGCCACCCGAAGCAGTCAGGACAAGCCGCCGGACTTCGGAGGATTGGCCGGCCCGCAAGCACTGGTGAATAGCATTGTGTTCGCTATCGATCGGCAGAATTTCTGCTCCTGCCCGGACAGCCGCTTTGGTAACGAGCTTGCCGGCAGCCACCAGAACTTCTTTGTTAGCCAGGGCCAACTTCTTGCCCCGAAGAACCGCCTCGTAGGTGGCAGGCAAGGCGGCCACGCCCACGGTTGAGGAAACGACCAAATCTACTTCAGGCAAGGTTGCAACCGCAGTGATGCCCTCTCCGCCGCAAAGAATCTCAGGCAAGGTGCCGCTGCCATTTCCCAAGAGCCCCTCGCGAAGAGCATTGGCCGCCCGGTCGCTGGCGACAGCAACGCACCGCGGGCGGTGCCGGCGAATCTGCTCGCTCATCAGAGCGACGTTCTCACCAGCAGAAAGGCCTACCACCTCGAACCGGCCGGGCATGCTCTCTACCACTTCAAGACATTGCCGACCAATCGAGCCGGTAGAGCCGAGAATGGCGAGCCGCTTCATCGAGGACCGGGATAATCAAAAATATTTACTGACGACCAACATCGAATAGTACCACAGAACCGGAATTGCCAGCAGAAGGCTGTCTATGCGGTCGAGAACGCCGCCATGACCCGGAATCAACTGCCCGGAATCTTTGGCGCCAGCCCCTCGCTTGAAAGCAGATTCGATCAGATCGGACAATTGTGCTGCCAGGTTTGTCAGAAGGGCGGCAGCGAGCAAGAGGCCTAGGGGAATGGCATGCTGCCAAAGGGCAAGAAGTGCGGCAACGAGGAGCGAGCCGAGGAGACTGGCGACCGCTCCCTCGACCGTTTTGCCCGGGCTGATCCGCGGGCTGAGCTTATGGCGGCCCACCGCTCGACCCACGAAATAGGCGGCGGAGTCCCCCACCCAAATCACCGCCAAGAGAAAAAAGAGCAGCCGCGGCCCAAAATACGGGGAGACGGCTCGAAGAGAAACTAGCAGGGATAGCGGCAGCCCAATCCAGAGAAGCCCAAGGCCAGTGGTCGCCAGGCCCGGGAGAAATTGCGCGAGCGGAACTTGCAAGGCAAACGCCCACGCGGAGGCGCCGACCACAAACGCTAACAGGACCAGGACGGGAGAGAAGCCAGTCTCCAGCCGAACATGAGATTGCCGGGCCATTCCGGCGCCCGAAATGAAGAGGGCGGTACCAAAAGGCAGAAGGGCTTGCGACGCGATCAAGACCAATGCGAAGAAGTAGCCGGGCCCGTCCAGGGTGCTCATACCGGAGAGACGAGCGAGTTGGAAGTATTCGCGCAACGCCAGCAGAGTGACGAACGCGACGGCCAGCCCGAAAAGCCACGTGGGGACCAGGAACACGAAGACGAGAACAAGCGGGATGAGGACGGCAGCCGAGGCAATACGGAGGCCAGTCATGAAGGAAAGGTAACACGAAGGGAGGGGCGATAGAAGCCGGCAGAATGGCTATAGGGCGTTTTCGCTCAATGGCGACCGCGGGAGAGGCCGGAATGCAAGGCAATACGACCGACGGCCGAATCAGAGTCAGAGAGGCCGCCGTAACGACGATCGCGGCGTTGGTAGTCAAGGATGGCTTCCAGCAACTCTCGCTTGGTGAAGTCAGGCCAAAGGGTTGGCGTAACCCAGATCTCGGAATAGGCAATTTGCCAAAGCAGGAAATTGCTGACGCGCAGTTCGCCGCTGGTGCGGATGAGCAGGTCAGGATCGGGCATTCCGGCGGTGTAAAGGTGGCGCGAAATCAGCTCTTCATCAATGGATTTTTCTTCGAGGCCATTGCACTTGATGGCACGAACAATGGAATGGAAGGCGTCGACGAGCTCGGCCCGGGCACCATAATTGAGAGCAACGTTGAGACAAAGGCCGCTGTTTTGCTCGGTGGTCCGAATCGCTTTTTCAAGATCCTGGCGCACCGGGCCAGGAAGCTGGTGGGCGCGGCCAATGGACTGGAGCCGGACGTTGTTTTGCACCAGCATGGGCAACTCTTTGCGGATATAGGTCCGCAAGAGCTGCATGAGGAAATTTACTTCCGCCCTGGGGCGTTTCCAGTTTTCCATAGAAAAGGCAAAAAGAGTGAGAACGGAAACGTTCAAGCGGCTGCAAGTCTCGACCACCTCACGGGTAGCGCGGATGCCGGCACGGTGGCCAGCGACGCGCGGCAGACCGCGCCGCCGCGCCCAGCGGCCATTGCCGTCCATGATGATGGCGATGTGCTTCGGCAGGGCATTGAGATTGATTCGGCTGAGGAGATGCGCTGCTGCGCTACCCGGTTTGAAGAGTGCCGTTGCGGAGTTCACGAGCGTACATTCCGACCTCGATGAAAATTAGCACATCCCTATAAGAATAACAAGGAAAGCGGGCCGCAACCGCTTACGGGGCGCCCGGGCGCAACGTGAAATAGACCAGAGCAAGCGTCATGGCAATCAGCAAGACGCAGGTGAGCCAAGCAACGACGTTAAACGAGCGAGAGTTTGTGTGGATTCCCATCAAATCGCTGCGGTTAACGAGGAGCAGCATGAAGATGAGCAAATAGGGCAGGACGATACCGTTGGCGACCTGCGAAAGCACCAGAATACGAACCAACGGGGCACCCGGGAGCAAGATGAGGCCAGCACCCACGACAATGAGCGCGGTGTAAAGCCAGTAGAACACCGGAGCTTCATTGAAGCGCTTGTCCACGCCGGCCTCAAATCCCAGGCCTTCGCAGACAAAGAAGGCGGTGGAAAGAGGAAGGATGGAGGCAGCGAAGATGGAGGCATTGAAGAGACCGAAAGCGAAAAGAACGGTAGCGTATCTTCCTGCCAGGGGTTTGAGGGCAACGGCCGCTTCAGCCGCGTCGGCGATCTGGTGGTGGCCAGTAGCAAACAGCGTGGCTGCGCAACAGACCACAATAAAGAACGCCACCAGATCCGTGATGACGCAGCCAAAGATGACATCGAGTTTGAGGGCGCGATACCTTCTCAAGGGGATGGTTTTCTCCACCACGGCAGACTGGAGGTAGAACTGCATCCAGGGTGCGATGGTGGTACCGACCACGCCGATCGTCATCACGAGATAGGAGGTATTCCACTCAATCTGGGGAACGAGGGTAGCCTTGATCGCAGTTCCCCAGTCAGGACGAGCAAGAAAACCGGAAACGATGTAGGAAAAATAGACCGTGCAAGCAATGAGAAAAACCTTCTCCACCGACTTGTAAGTGCCTTTCACCACCAGCACCCAAACCAGAATAGCTGACAGCGGTACAGAAAAGTATTTGCTGACGCCGAAAATCTCGAGGCTGGAGGCGATGCCGGCGAATTCAGCCAAGATATTGCCCAAATTGGCGGCCAACATGGCCAGCATCATGAGGAAGGTAGCGCGGAAGCCAAACTCTTCGCGGATGAGATCGGAAAGCCCTTTGCCGGTCACCGCTCCCATGCGAGCGGCCATCTCCTGGACGACGATGAGGGCGAGCGTCATAGGAATCATCAGCCAAAGCAGCTTGTAGCCGAACTGCGCGCCAGCGAGGGAGTAGGTGTAGATACCGCCGGCGTCGTTGTCCACGTTCGCGGTAATCATGCCCGGTCCGATGACAGCAAAGAGAACGGCAAGCTGGCGGCGACGGGTGGTCCACGCCCGCCCCCAGCCATTCCAACGCGCGCTTGGAAACGGCCACTTCATCCCGTTCGAATCAGCATGCTGAGCACATCGTCCACCGTCACCACACCCACGAGCCGGGCTGCCTCGTCCACGATGGGGAGCATGTGCAGGTTGTACTTATTGAACAGCGTGATGACCTCTTTTCGATCCATTTGCGGTTCGGCAAAGATGAGCTGCTCCTGCCGGAGAGAACTCATCACGGTCTCCGGGGCCGCCAAGAGCATGCGAGCGACCGGCACAGCGCCAAAAAGACGGTGAGTGGAATCGATGAGGAAGAGCGTGTCCAGGGCGTCGGTTTCCACCTGGCTTTCCCGAATGCGCGCGACGGCATCGGCAACAGTCAGCTCCTCCGGCACAGCCACAAAGCTGGTTGTCATCAAGCCGCCGGCAGAAGATTCCTCAAACTGCAAAAGCTCGCGCACTTCCTGAGCGTCTTCTTGGGAAAGCTCTTTCAGCAGGATGTTAGAGGTTTCGGCCGGCAGCCCGGCCAACATGTCAGCGGCTTCGTCGGCCTCCATTTCTTCGAGGATATCGCCTGCTTTTTGGCGGTCGAGCGTCTCCAAAATGCGGGCTTGAACCCGGGGCTCAACCTCAGAGAGGGCTTCGGCAGCGGTCTCCTCATCGAGAGCCTCGACCACCGCTCCCCGGTCAGCGGGCGCCAACTCCTCGATGATGTCAGCAATGTCAGCCGGGTGGAGTTGGGCAAGCCGGGCGTGGGAAATCTTGAGCTTTACGCGACGTTTTGGATCAGTCTCAATCAGGTTGACATAGTCCCAGGGAATGACGCGAACGGGCATTCGCTCCTGGATCTTTCGGATGGTTGATGGGGCAAGCATTCCCTGGAGCAGCCGGCCAAGCGCGCCGGTGAGGCCAACGTCCACCTGAGTAAGGCGGAGTTCGATGCTGCCATTCGTCTTCTGCTCACTCAAGACGACATCGTTCACGCGAACCACTTTCCGCCCGTTGATGTCAATGATCTGCTGATCGAGAAGATCCTTGCGAACGGCGAGCCAGCCTTCATTCGGGGAAAAGGTTTCCAAGGCCAATTCAGGAACGTTGAGGCGGAGGGTTCCCGGAGCGGCGAAGGCGACCTGCTCGTACCGGGCAAGCAAGCGCTGATACTTGCCGCGGTCAATGCCGAAACGAGCGATGCGGTCGGACTGCTCGCTCGGGTTGACAAAAAGCTCGTTCACCCGGCCAACAAAGTTGCCCTGGGCATCGTAAACCTTGGCACGCAACAGTTCGGTGGCGTGAATCATGGCTGCCTCCAGGTCAGGTCCATCGGTGGAAATTCATCTTCGCTTCCCCGCTGCCCTGATACGCTGTGCGCCGCAGCTTTGTCAAGAAAGGAGTTCGGTTTTTTGCGGGGGGTTCGCAAATGGCGTCAGGGGCCGGGCTCGAAAAGCATGTGGGAGGGACGCTTCCCTTCCCGCCGGCAGACCTGAGCGTAGAGGTCAGCGTAGGTCAGGGTGACATAATCCGCGGGCCGAAAGCCCAGGCGACGGGCTACACGCCCAATGGCCGCCGGGCGACCCTCCAACTCGAGGAAGACTCCGATCGGAGTTTCGTCCAGATAGAGGCATAGATCCGGTTCGCGGGTGGAACGAAAAGGGGTTCGGTATTTCTGATATCGGAAGGCGATGCGGTAGCCCAAGCGCTCGAGGATAATCCGCATCGTTTCGCGGCTGGAGAGCAGTAATTCCTCCTCGGCGCGCACCTTGTAGCGACGGCTCCCGGCCAACCGGCTCTTGAAGGTCAGAACGGCCCTTCGGCGGTATTCCCGCAGGCGCAAGAGCTGTGCTTTTCGGCGAAGTTTCCGATCCGGCGTATCGAATACAAGGTTGTCTTCAAAGGATCGATGGGAGGGTCGAAACCCAGCGCGAAGGAGGCTGAGGCGTATCCCATCCAAGTCACGGACGAGCAGCTTGATTTCGATTTCGCGGGGCATCGGCTTGCGAGCGGCAGGCGAATCAGTACTCGCGCTCCAAAATGAACTGAGGCACGGCAGCGAGCGCCTGGCGATAGATAGAATCCGGGGCCACGTCCAGGCACCGCCGAGCATTGTCAGCGTAGAGATGAGCGCGGGCAAGGGTGCGTTCGAGCGCGCCCGTTTCACGAACGAGGGCCACGATTTCCTCCGGGTGCACGCGGAGAAAGCCTTTGTCCTGAAGGACGCTTTCCACCT
Protein-coding regions in this window:
- a CDS encoding 1-deoxy-D-xylulose-5-phosphate reductoisomerase, producing MKRLAILGSTGSIGRQCLEVVESMPGRFEVVGLSAGENVALMSEQIRRHRPRCVAVASDRAANALREGLLGNGSGTLPEILCGGEGITAVATLPEVDLVVSSTVGVAALPATYEAVLRGKKLALANKEVLVAAGKLVTKAAVRAGAEILPIDSEHNAIHQCLRAGQSSEVRRLVLTASGGPFRKASLSQLQHATPEQALNHPNWRMGQRITIDSATLMNKGLEIIEAHWLFGFSPDQIEVVIHPQSKIHSMVEFVDGSVVAQLGPADMRLPIQYALTYPERVPTAALPIDWVKVRKLEFSRPSNRKFRCLGLARKALAAGGILPAAMNAADEVAVRAFLERRISFLAIAEVIERVLARIPNSEPGSVDDVLVADREARRLASEEVARCQA
- a CDS encoding phosphatidate cytidylyltransferase produces the protein MTGLRIASAAVLIPLVLVFVFLVPTWLFGLAVAFVTLLALREYFQLARLSGMSTLDGPGYFFALVLIASQALLPFGTALFISGAGMARQSHVRLETGFSPVLVLLAFVVGASAWAFALQVPLAQFLPGLATTGLGLLWIGLPLSLLVSLRAVSPYFGPRLLFFLLAVIWVGDSAAYFVGRAVGRHKLSPRISPGKTVEGAVASLLGSLLVAALLALWQHAIPLGLLLAAALLTNLAAQLSDLIESAFKRGAGAKDSGQLIPGHGGVLDRIDSLLLAIPVLWYYSMLVVSKYF
- a CDS encoding isoprenyl transferase; translation: MNSATALFKPGSAAAHLLSRINLNALPKHIAIIMDGNGRWARRRGLPRVAGHRAGIRATREVVETCSRLNVSVLTLFAFSMENWKRPRAEVNFLMQLLRTYIRKELPMLVQNNVRLQSIGRAHQLPGPVRQDLEKAIRTTEQNSGLCLNVALNYGARAELVDAFHSIVRAIKCNGLEEKSIDEELISRHLYTAGMPDPDLLIRTSGELRVSNFLLWQIAYSEIWVTPTLWPDFTKRELLEAILDYQRRDRRYGGLSDSDSAVGRIALHSGLSRGRH
- a CDS encoding Nramp family divalent metal transporter, producing MKWPFPSARWNGWGRAWTTRRRQLAVLFAVIGPGMITANVDNDAGGIYTYSLAGAQFGYKLLWLMIPMTLALIVVQEMAARMGAVTGKGLSDLIREEFGFRATFLMMLAMLAANLGNILAEFAGIASSLEIFGVSKYFSVPLSAILVWVLVVKGTYKSVEKVFLIACTVYFSYIVSGFLARPDWGTAIKATLVPQIEWNTSYLVMTIGVVGTTIAPWMQFYLQSAVVEKTIPLRRYRALKLDVIFGCVITDLVAFFIVVCCAATLFATGHHQIADAAEAAVALKPLAGRYATVLFAFGLFNASIFAASILPLSTAFFVCEGLGFEAGVDKRFNEAPVFYWLYTALIVVGAGLILLPGAPLVRILVLSQVANGIVLPYLLIFMLLLVNRSDLMGIHTNSRSFNVVAWLTCVLLIAMTLALVYFTLRPGAP
- a CDS encoding CBS domain-containing protein, encoding MIHATELLRAKVYDAQGNFVGRVNELFVNPSEQSDRIARFGIDRGKYQRLLARYEQVAFAAPGTLRLNVPELALETFSPNEGWLAVRKDLLDQQIIDINGRKVVRVNDVVLSEQKTNGSIELRLTQVDVGLTGALGRLLQGMLAPSTIRKIQERMPVRVIPWDYVNLIETDPKRRVKLKISHARLAQLHPADIADIIEELAPADRGAVVEALDEETAAEALSEVEPRVQARILETLDRQKAGDILEEMEADEAADMLAGLPAETSNILLKELSQEDAQEVRELLQFEESSAGGLMTTSFVAVPEELTVADAVARIRESQVETDALDTLFLIDSTHRLFGAVPVARMLLAAPETVMSSLRQEQLIFAEPQMDRKEVITLFNKYNLHMLPIVDEAARLVGVVTVDDVLSMLIRTG
- a CDS encoding class IV adenylate cyclase → MPREIEIKLLVRDLDGIRLSLLRAGFRPSHRSFEDNLVFDTPDRKLRRKAQLLRLREYRRRAVLTFKSRLAGSRRYKVRAEEELLLSSRETMRIILERLGYRIAFRYQKYRTPFRSTREPDLCLYLDETPIGVFLELEGRPAAIGRVARRLGFRPADYVTLTYADLYAQVCRREGKRPSHMLFEPGP